Proteins encoded in a region of the Pseudomonas denitrificans (nom. rej.) genome:
- the etfB gene encoding electron transfer flavoprotein subunit beta produces the protein MNDLNIVALVSIGAHPASGRARRADQDARAVELGMSLAGKRLRVVHAGDAGEEALRGYLGMGLDELAVLEQPAGADALPALAAYLGDSDAQLVLTGTQAETGEGSGMLPFLLAERLGWPLVVGLAEVEKVEGGSAQVLQALPRGQRRRLKVRLPFVASVDNAAPVARQSAFGPARRGYLEAHEVEVVDDPLLAEGNLQPARPRPKRLKVIKAKTGAERMKAATAKASGGTGQVLKDVTAEAGAEAIFKLLREEGVIRV, from the coding sequence ATGAACGACCTGAACATCGTCGCCCTGGTTTCCATCGGCGCCCACCCGGCCTCCGGTCGTGCGCGCCGTGCCGACCAGGATGCCCGCGCGGTGGAGCTGGGCATGAGCCTCGCTGGCAAGCGCCTGCGCGTGGTACACGCCGGCGACGCCGGGGAGGAAGCGCTGCGCGGCTACCTCGGCATGGGCCTGGACGAACTGGCGGTGCTGGAACAGCCCGCTGGCGCCGACGCCCTGCCGGCGCTGGCGGCCTACCTCGGCGACAGCGACGCGCAACTGGTACTCACCGGTACCCAGGCGGAAACCGGCGAAGGCTCGGGCATGCTGCCCTTCCTGCTGGCTGAGCGGCTGGGCTGGCCGCTGGTGGTCGGCCTGGCGGAAGTGGAGAAGGTGGAAGGCGGCAGCGCCCAGGTGCTGCAGGCCTTGCCCCGTGGCCAGCGCCGCCGGCTGAAGGTGCGCCTGCCCTTCGTCGCCAGTGTCGACAATGCCGCGCCGGTGGCTCGCCAGAGCGCGTTCGGCCCGGCTCGTCGTGGCTATCTGGAAGCCCATGAAGTGGAGGTGGTGGACGACCCGCTGCTCGCCGAAGGCAACCTGCAACCGGCGCGCCCGCGTCCCAAGCGGCTGAAGGTGATCAAGGCGAAGACCGGCGCCGAGCGCATGAAGGCCGCCACCGCCAAGGCCTCCGGCGGCACCGGGCAGGTGCTCAAGGACGTCACGGCCGAAGCGGGTGCCGAGGCGATCTTCAAGCTGCTGCGTGAAGAAGGCGTGATTCGCGTCTGA